The nucleotide sequence AAGGTCAAGAGAGGAAACCCTGCCTTCAGGACCGCCGCCATCAACACCCTCGCCGGTGCGTTAAAGAGGAAGCAGGCAAAACTCACGCTTTGAGATGGGCGCAGCTGTTGATACGGATTTTTCAACTCGAAGCAATCTCTTTACTCTTCCCATGCATGACGATCTTTCACGAGCAGGATCGAGCAGGGCATGGTCCGCACCAGGTCATGCAGACTGGAACTGAACATAAAATGTTCCAGGCGTCCTTCTCTGAAAGCCGCCATGATTACGAGATCTATCTTCTGTTCATGGACTATTTTCGGGACCTCTTTGATTAAGGGCTCTGCACTGACCACAATTTCTACTTCCATGTCCGGGGTCTTCTCTTCATCCACTATGCCGTTCAACACCTTTCGATCTACCTGCAGCTGACGCATATAATCTTCGCGAATCGTTTTGAGTGACGGTATGGGCACCCCCCACCCTTCGAGCACGAAGGGGTCGTAATCTGAGTGATATACATAGAGCTTTGCACCAAGCTGTTTGGCCAGATCCACGCCGTAATGAATGGCCTTTTTACACGTGCTCGTCGATGTGCTCACTACAAGAATCCTTTTGA is from Syntrophorhabdaceae bacterium and encodes:
- a CDS encoding universal stress protein; amino-acid sequence: MHEIKRILVVSTSTSTCKKAIHYGVDLAKQLGAKLYVYHSDYDPFVLEGWGVPIPSLKTIREDYMRQLQVDRKVLNGIVDEEKTPDMEVEIVVSAEPLIKEVPKIVHEQKIDLVIMAAFREGRLEHFMFSSSLHDLVRTMPCSILLVKDRHAWEE